In the genome of Ignavibacteriales bacterium, one region contains:
- the bglX gene encoding beta-glucosidase BglX translates to MKAAFFKTIYPILLFAAMFLLLGFVVNETGDKKNVSNLNSVIESKIDSVLSLMTLEEKVGQLNQLSFGIGWGPTVQSVVPDEYKVMIKESKIGSFLNAVGADFTRDLQRIAVEETRMKIPLLFGYDVIHGFKTTFPVPLAEVSSWDPEVVRMSAMYQALEASSVGIHWTFAPMVDIARDPRWGRIVEGAGEDTYLGTIMSVARVKGLQGDLTSNKNIVACAKHFVGYGDAEGGRDYNTVDMSERTLREVYFPPFKAAVDAGAETFMCSFNEIAGVPLSANKYILTDILRNEWGFNGFVVSDWNSIGEMINHGNAADLKHAGQLSINAGVDMDMESRSYINNMVDLVKSGQVSEAIVNESVRRILRIKFKLGLFDDPYRYCSKSFEEKTVMNEEMQNAALEVSQKSIVLLKNEQDLLPLKKDLKTIAVIGPLAESKSDPLGSWYQQGDSNDVVTVVEGLRTELSNNTKILYSTGCTIDGTSKEGFKDAVEKASQSDVVILVLGEKGSMSGEARSRSSIELPGVQNELAEEIFKTGKPVVVVLMNGRPLSINNISKKADAIVEAWFLGIKSGDAIADVLFGNYNPSGKLPVTFPRSVGQIPIYYNHKNTGRPGDLNNNYSSKYVDLEMTPLYPFGYGLSYTTFSYSDIKLSSQKINKNQKLTISVDVTNNGKTDGEEVVQLYLRDVVASVTRPVKELKGFKKIFLKKGETQTVTFKISNEELKFWNIDMQFVSEPGKFDVFVGTNSVDVKTTSFELIY, encoded by the coding sequence ATGAAAGCAGCTTTCTTTAAAACGATTTATCCTATACTACTATTCGCCGCTATGTTTTTACTTCTCGGTTTTGTTGTTAATGAAACCGGTGATAAAAAAAATGTTTCAAACCTAAACTCCGTTATTGAAAGTAAAATTGATTCAGTGTTAAGCCTAATGACACTTGAAGAAAAAGTCGGACAATTGAACCAGCTTTCATTTGGTATTGGATGGGGACCAACTGTTCAAAGCGTAGTTCCGGATGAATACAAAGTAATGATAAAGGAATCAAAGATCGGTTCTTTTCTTAATGCTGTCGGTGCTGATTTTACAAGAGATCTCCAACGGATTGCTGTCGAAGAAACAAGAATGAAAATTCCATTGTTGTTTGGATATGATGTAATACACGGATTCAAAACTACATTTCCTGTTCCGCTTGCAGAAGTAAGCAGCTGGGATCCTGAAGTTGTAAGAATGTCTGCAATGTACCAGGCACTTGAAGCTTCATCAGTCGGTATTCATTGGACGTTCGCACCAATGGTTGATATAGCCCGCGATCCGCGCTGGGGAAGAATTGTTGAAGGCGCCGGTGAAGATACTTATCTCGGAACAATCATGTCTGTCGCGCGTGTTAAAGGTTTGCAGGGTGATCTTACATCGAACAAAAATATTGTTGCTTGTGCAAAACACTTTGTTGGCTATGGTGATGCTGAAGGTGGTCGCGACTATAATACTGTCGATATGTCCGAAAGAACATTACGCGAAGTTTACTTCCCTCCTTTCAAAGCTGCTGTTGATGCGGGCGCTGAAACATTTATGTGTTCGTTCAATGAAATTGCGGGTGTTCCGCTTTCTGCAAATAAATATATACTAACCGATATACTCAGGAACGAATGGGGCTTTAATGGTTTTGTGGTCAGCGATTGGAATTCTATCGGCGAAATGATAAATCATGGAAATGCCGCAGACCTTAAACATGCCGGTCAGTTATCAATCAATGCCGGTGTTGATATGGATATGGAATCAAGGTCATACATAAACAATATGGTTGATCTTGTAAAATCCGGACAAGTTTCTGAAGCAATTGTAAATGAATCTGTACGAAGAATATTAAGAATAAAATTTAAACTTGGTTTGTTTGATGATCCTTACCGTTACTGCAGCAAATCATTCGAAGAGAAAACTGTAATGAATGAAGAGATGCAGAATGCAGCTCTTGAAGTTTCCCAAAAATCTATCGTGCTTTTGAAAAACGAGCAAGATCTTCTTCCATTAAAAAAAGATTTAAAGACTATAGCTGTTATCGGTCCGCTTGCAGAAAGTAAGTCTGATCCGCTTGGCTCTTGGTATCAGCAGGGAGATTCAAATGATGTTGTTACAGTTGTTGAAGGATTAAGAACAGAACTTTCAAACAACACAAAAATTTTATATTCAACCGGATGTACAATTGACGGAACATCTAAAGAAGGATTTAAAGACGCGGTTGAAAAAGCAAGTCAATCCGATGTTGTAATACTTGTGTTGGGTGAAAAAGGATCTATGAGCGGTGAGGCAAGAAGCAGATCATCAATTGAACTACCCGGTGTACAGAATGAACTGGCAGAAGAAATTTTTAAAACAGGCAAACCGGTTGTTGTTGTTTTGATGAATGGAAGGCCGCTTTCAATTAATAATATTTCTAAAAAAGCCGACGCGATTGTTGAAGCATGGTTCCTTGGCATTAAGTCAGGTGATGCAATTGCTGATGTACTGTTCGGTAATTACAATCCTTCTGGAAAACTTCCTGTTACTTTTCCGAGATCAGTCGGACAAATTCCGATTTACTATAATCACAAAAACACAGGAAGACCTGGTGATCTGAACAATAACTACAGTTCAAAATATGTTGATCTTGAAATGACTCCACTCTACCCGTTCGGTTACGGATTGAGTTACACAACTTTTTCTTACAGTGATATAAAATTAAGTTCACAAAAAATTAATAAGAATCAAAAACTCACTATATCCGTTGATGTTACCAATAACGGGAAAACGGATGGCGAAGAAGTTGTCCAGCTTTATCTGCGTGATGTTGTTGCTTCAGTAACAAGACCGGTTAAAGAATTAAAGGGATTCAAAAAAATATTCCTGAAAAAAGGCGAAACACAAACTGTAACATTTAAAATTTCAAATGAAGAACTGAAATTCTGGAACATTGACATGCAGTTTGTAAGCGAACCTGGAAAGTTTGATGTTTTTGTCGGAACAAATTCTGTCGATGTAAAGACAACATCATTTGAACTGATTTATTAA
- a CDS encoding glycoside hydrolase family 3 C-terminal domain-containing protein — MKNLILTTVILLFTLGFTNNDPETPAYKNKRLSVEERVDDLLNRMTLEEKIEMLGGTGFATKEIKRLGIPPLNMTDGPIGVRWENATAFPSGILMGATWNPSLIEKFGKALAEETKAKGRHVILGPCVNIARLPMGGRNFESFGEDPFLTSRLTVNYIKGVQKENVVATVKHFAANNQEHQRDFVNTIVDERTLNEIYFPAFKSAVEEATVLALMSAYNKLNDHYCSENDYLLIDKLKNDWKFNGLVMSDWGAVHSTVPTFNSGLDLEMPDGKYLNNETLFDKIKSGELSESRLDDKVRRILRVMFTIGFFDNYQYDESKLNNDEHKQLALDIAKEGIVLLKNNNSILPLNVDKIKSIAVIGSNSKIARTGGGGSSQVEPFYSVSPFDALQEKIGDKVKLSFAQGVLFDGDTKPIPGKFLFTKDDGSENGLTAEYFENKNLEGISSHKRIDEQINFNWEGGSPFKNFPKDNFSVRWNGYLKVDVTGKYSLDVSSDDGIRLYVNDEPVINDWTDHAFLTNSYSIQLEANKYYKIKVEYYENGGSAAVKLGWQLPGNDLLTEAVNTAKVSDVAIIFAGTSANYESEGFDRKNLTLPKGQDELIKEVSKVNKNTIVVLISGSPVLMNEWIDEVPAILEAWFAGEQSGNAIAEILLGQSNPSGKLPMTFPKRWEDCSAFNTYLKEDGTTRYEDGIYVGYRHFDKNNVEPLFPFGYGLSYTSFNYSDLKLSSKDLQKNDKLSVSFKLKNTGKAKGEEVVQLYIKDMLCSVDRPEKELKGFDKISLNPSEEKIVELTIDKNALSFFDVKTKSWIAEQGEFEVMIGSSSRDIKLKEKFILK; from the coding sequence ATGAAAAATTTAATCTTAACTACTGTAATACTTTTATTCACATTGGGCTTTACAAATAACGATCCTGAAACCCCGGCATACAAAAACAAAAGGTTATCAGTTGAAGAACGTGTTGATGATCTGCTAAACAGAATGACACTCGAGGAAAAAATTGAAATGCTTGGAGGCACCGGGTTCGCGACAAAAGAAATTAAACGGCTCGGTATTCCGCCGCTAAATATGACAGACGGACCAATTGGCGTGCGATGGGAAAATGCAACTGCATTTCCATCCGGAATATTGATGGGGGCAACATGGAATCCTTCACTTATAGAAAAATTTGGTAAAGCACTTGCTGAAGAAACAAAAGCAAAAGGTCGTCATGTCATACTTGGTCCTTGTGTTAACATAGCGCGTCTTCCGATGGGCGGAAGAAACTTTGAAAGTTTTGGCGAAGACCCTTTTCTAACATCACGATTAACTGTCAATTACATTAAAGGTGTTCAAAAAGAAAATGTTGTTGCAACAGTAAAACATTTTGCGGCTAACAACCAGGAACATCAACGTGATTTTGTAAATACAATTGTTGATGAACGAACACTCAATGAAATTTATTTTCCCGCGTTCAAATCAGCAGTTGAAGAAGCCACCGTACTTGCATTGATGTCAGCTTACAATAAATTGAATGATCATTATTGCAGTGAGAATGATTACCTGCTCATTGATAAATTGAAGAATGATTGGAAGTTTAACGGTCTGGTAATGTCCGATTGGGGCGCTGTTCACAGTACTGTACCCACTTTTAACAGCGGACTTGATCTTGAAATGCCGGACGGTAAATATTTAAATAATGAAACTCTGTTTGATAAAATAAAATCAGGAGAATTATCAGAATCCAGACTTGATGATAAAGTAAGAAGAATACTTAGAGTAATGTTTACAATCGGTTTCTTCGACAACTACCAGTATGACGAATCAAAATTAAATAATGATGAACATAAACAACTCGCACTTGATATAGCTAAAGAAGGAATTGTTCTGTTGAAAAATAATAATTCAATTCTTCCTTTGAATGTTGATAAAATAAAATCGATAGCAGTTATAGGTTCAAACAGTAAGATTGCACGAACCGGCGGCGGCGGAAGTTCGCAGGTTGAACCATTCTATTCAGTAAGTCCTTTTGATGCTCTTCAAGAAAAAATCGGGGACAAGGTAAAACTCAGTTTTGCACAGGGTGTTTTATTTGATGGTGACACAAAACCAATTCCAGGCAAATTTCTTTTTACAAAAGATGATGGCAGTGAAAACGGTTTAACAGCAGAATATTTTGAGAATAAAAATCTTGAAGGAATTTCTTCACACAAAAGAATTGATGAGCAGATCAATTTCAATTGGGAAGGCGGTTCACCTTTTAAGAATTTTCCAAAGGATAATTTCTCAGTAAGATGGAACGGTTATCTTAAAGTTGATGTGACCGGGAAATATTCGCTCGATGTTTCAAGTGATGACGGAATACGTTTATATGTTAATGATGAACCCGTTATAAATGACTGGACAGATCATGCGTTTTTAACAAACTCATATTCAATTCAACTTGAAGCAAACAAGTATTACAAAATAAAAGTTGAATACTACGAAAACGGCGGCAGCGCTGCTGTTAAACTCGGTTGGCAGTTACCTGGAAATGATTTACTTACCGAAGCAGTTAATACAGCAAAGGTCTCCGATGTTGCTATAATATTTGCCGGTACGAGTGCTAATTATGAAAGTGAAGGCTTTGACAGGAAAAATCTCACTCTTCCCAAAGGTCAGGATGAATTGATTAAAGAAGTTTCAAAAGTAAATAAGAATACAATTGTAGTTCTGATTTCCGGTTCACCTGTTTTAATGAATGAATGGATTGATGAAGTTCCCGCAATACTTGAAGCATGGTTTGCGGGTGAACAATCAGGAAATGCAATTGCAGAAATTCTTCTCGGTCAATCAAATCCATCCGGGAAACTTCCAATGACTTTTCCAAAACGATGGGAGGATTGTTCAGCTTTCAATACTTATTTGAAAGAAGATGGAACAACGCGCTACGAAGATGGAATTTATGTCGGCTACCGTCACTTTGATAAAAATAATGTCGAACCTCTCTTCCCTTTTGGTTACGGACTTTCATACACATCGTTCAATTATAGTGACTTAAAATTATCATCAAAAGATTTGCAGAAGAATGATAAATTGAGTGTGAGCTTTAAACTAAAAAACACCGGGAAAGCAAAAGGTGAAGAAGTTGTTCAGCTATATATAAAAGATATGTTGTGTTCTGTTGATCGTCCCGAAAAAGAATTAAAAGGATTTGATAAAATCAGTTTGAACCCCAGTGAAGAAAAAATTGTTGAACTAACTATCGATAAAAATGCTTTATCATTTTTTGATGTTAAAACAAAATCATGGATTGCCGAACAAGGTGAATTTGAAGTGATGATAGGAAGTTCATCGCGTGATATAAAGCTCAAAGAAAAATTTATACTTAAATAA
- a CDS encoding prolyl oligopeptidase family serine peptidase: protein MKKYSILLMLITMTAINISFAQTDKQTVHPFEKEVTIKLSTNYLFFLPENYSEEGEAFPLVLFLHGAGERGSDIEKVKAHGLPRLISEGKNFPFIVVSPQCPENQFWNTDMLAALLDEIESNYNVDKNRIYVTGLSMGGHGTWSLALQQPERFAAIAPVCGWSNPEKACTLKEIPIWVFHGAKDFVVPVSSSEQMVDKLKECGADVTLTIYPEAGHDSWTETYNNDELYKWLLSHSLKK from the coding sequence ATGAAAAAATATTCCATACTTCTAATGTTAATTACTATGACTGCAATTAATATTTCTTTTGCACAAACAGATAAACAAACTGTTCATCCATTTGAAAAAGAAGTAACAATTAAACTTTCTACAAACTATCTTTTTTTTCTTCCTGAAAATTATTCTGAAGAAGGTGAAGCATTTCCACTTGTTCTGTTCCTTCACGGTGCCGGAGAACGCGGCTCTGATATTGAAAAAGTAAAAGCTCATGGTTTACCTAGATTAATCAGTGAAGGGAAAAATTTTCCGTTTATAGTTGTATCACCGCAATGCCCTGAAAATCAATTCTGGAATACAGATATGCTCGCCGCACTTCTGGATGAAATTGAATCAAACTACAATGTTGATAAGAACAGAATTTATGTTACAGGATTAAGTATGGGCGGACATGGAACATGGTCACTTGCTCTTCAACAGCCCGAAAGATTCGCGGCAATTGCACCTGTCTGCGGCTGGAGTAATCCTGAAAAAGCATGCACATTAAAAGAAATCCCTATATGGGTTTTTCACGGTGCAAAAGATTTTGTTGTACCTGTAAGTTCATCTGAACAGATGGTTGACAAACTGAAAGAATGCGGCGCGGATGTTACTCTTACAATTTATCCTGAAGCGGGACATGATTCCTGGACAGAAACATACAACAACGATGAATTATATAAATGGCTGTTATCACATTCACTGAAAAAATAA
- a CDS encoding peptidylprolyl isomerase, protein MLRYCLMILMFAVPVLAQINSKVVAKIGDKEITDSEFRARFELMPHVTERQHNEDSTKLDFLYSLVAEKLWALEAENLGYASSEVLNHSIAEIEKMYVRDALFNKEVESKTSFTEKDAIRGMKKAMTVLELDLFSSEDSTAINSIYRSLKSGAGFDSIKNIYNNIASKDPLYISFGDLSDEMIEDSLYSLKTGQYTSPLKNNSGWFIFRLNKSIPKKLTAEENQKYNTFVKTMTKERRAMKEVNEYLNKILSEKIVDIDKEIFRSLSAKVVEIISFKTKKDTLDLFALNEFDVRDILVSLPEQTVNSPFIKFEDDPMSLREYLYSLNLSGFIVNSKSPSVIEKKLAASVKSFTEKELITRKGYKQGLNNLPEVKKDIQLWKENYLAQILRNNFTDSARVSDDEVYQRYLKTVKDSSSLTQVNIAEVLTDKLEIVEQVLNEVEAGADFKQLAITYTNRKWVKERGGDFGLFPVTMFGEIGKTAATLNMGDVYGPLNTPEGYSVFKVLEKVESKSSFTQSFEEAKDQIRNDLFIEKLESKYNDYTKELAKKYKVQLNESAVSKLKLTNVQMFTYRYMGFGGKITAVPYTKPWYEWYHEMKQEIVEAP, encoded by the coding sequence ATGCTAAGATATTGTTTGATGATACTGATGTTTGCTGTCCCTGTTCTTGCTCAGATAAACAGTAAAGTTGTTGCAAAGATAGGCGATAAAGAAATTACTGATTCTGAATTCCGCGCGAGATTTGAATTGATGCCGCACGTCACAGAACGGCAACACAATGAAGACTCAACCAAACTTGATTTTCTCTATTCACTCGTAGCTGAAAAATTATGGGCGCTTGAAGCTGAGAACCTTGGCTACGCTTCCTCCGAAGTGCTAAATCATTCAATCGCTGAAATTGAAAAGATGTATGTACGTGATGCCCTGTTTAATAAAGAAGTTGAAAGCAAAACATCATTCACCGAAAAGGATGCGATTAGAGGAATGAAAAAAGCAATGACTGTTCTTGAACTTGATTTGTTCAGTTCAGAGGATTCAACTGCAATCAATTCAATTTATCGATCGTTAAAAAGCGGTGCTGGTTTTGATTCAATAAAAAATATATACAATAATATAGCTTCGAAAGATCCCCTTTACATTTCGTTTGGCGACCTCAGTGATGAAATGATCGAAGACAGCCTTTATTCATTAAAAACGGGACAATATACTTCGCCGTTAAAAAATAATTCCGGCTGGTTTATTTTCAGGTTGAACAAAAGCATCCCGAAAAAACTAACTGCTGAAGAAAATCAAAAGTACAATACATTTGTCAAGACAATGACTAAAGAACGTCGTGCAATGAAGGAAGTAAATGAATATCTCAATAAAATTCTTTCAGAAAAAATTGTTGATATTGATAAAGAAATATTCAGATCGCTTTCAGCAAAAGTTGTTGAGATAATTTCTTTCAAAACAAAAAAAGATACATTAGATTTATTTGCGTTAAATGAATTTGATGTTCGCGATATTCTTGTTTCGCTTCCGGAACAGACCGTAAACTCGCCCTTTATAAAATTCGAAGATGACCCGATGTCATTGAGAGAATACCTTTACAGTTTGAATCTCTCCGGCTTTATTGTTAATAGCAAATCACCTTCTGTGATTGAAAAAAAACTTGCAGCTTCTGTAAAATCATTTACAGAAAAAGAATTGATAACACGTAAGGGTTATAAACAAGGATTGAATAATCTTCCTGAAGTAAAAAAAGATATTCAACTCTGGAAAGAAAATTACCTGGCTCAGATCCTGAGAAATAATTTCACTGATTCCGCAAGAGTAAGTGATGATGAAGTTTACCAGAGATATCTTAAAACTGTAAAAGATAGTTCATCTCTGACACAGGTTAATATTGCAGAAGTGCTGACAGATAAGCTTGAAATCGTTGAACAGGTATTAAATGAAGTTGAAGCCGGTGCTGATTTTAAACAGCTTGCCATAACTTATACTAACCGTAAATGGGTTAAGGAACGAGGCGGAGATTTTGGGTTATTCCCTGTTACTATGTTCGGGGAGATCGGGAAGACTGCCGCAACATTAAATATGGGAGATGTTTACGGTCCGTTAAATACTCCTGAAGGATATTCAGTTTTTAAAGTTCTCGAAAAGGTTGAAAGTAAAAGTTCTTTCACTCAATCATTTGAAGAAGCTAAAGATCAGATAAGAAACGATCTGTTCATAGAAAAACTTGAATCAAAATACAATGACTATACAAAAGAGCTTGCAAAAAAATATAAAGTTCAGTTGAATGAGTCAGCCGTTTCAAAACTAAAACTTACAAACGTTCAAATGTTCACTTACCGCTATATGGGTTTTGGAGGAAAGA
- a CDS encoding glycoside hydrolase family 16 protein, giving the protein MKRTILIELFLISIFTATFCFAGCSEDEPTEPKDTIPDLPGWTLVWNDEFNGENIDLTKWSHEVNGDGGGNNELQYYTNFAENSFIENGALVIQALKKNYLGKEYTSARMRTMNKGDWTYGRFDIRAKLPYGQGLWPAIWMLPTDWAYGGWPTSGEIDIMELLGHEPNKVYGTIHYGPAWPNNQHSGGSYTLPTGNFVEEYHVFTCEWDSTGMQWYVDGNKYHTEVHGQPFDKRFHILLNVAVGGNWPGNPAPNTPFPQRMTVDYVRVYTKN; this is encoded by the coding sequence ATGAAACGAACTATTTTAATTGAATTATTTTTAATCTCAATCTTTACTGCAACATTTTGTTTTGCAGGATGCAGTGAAGATGAACCTACTGAACCGAAAGATACTATTCCTGATCTACCGGGCTGGACATTAGTCTGGAATGATGAATTCAACGGAGAAAATATTGATCTGACAAAATGGTCGCACGAAGTTAACGGCGACGGCGGCGGCAATAACGAACTTCAATACTATACAAACTTTGCCGAAAATTCTTTTATTGAAAACGGTGCGTTAGTTATCCAGGCGTTGAAAAAAAATTATCTTGGTAAAGAATATACGTCTGCTAGAATGAGAACGATGAACAAAGGTGACTGGACTTACGGTCGTTTTGATATCCGTGCAAAACTTCCTTACGGACAAGGACTATGGCCCGCAATCTGGATGCTTCCGACCGATTGGGCTTATGGCGGCTGGCCTACAAGCGGTGAGATTGACATTATGGAATTGCTTGGTCACGAACCAAATAAAGTTTACGGAACAATTCATTATGGTCCTGCCTGGCCAAACAACCAGCACAGCGGCGGAAGTTATACTTTGCCAACAGGAAATTTTGTTGAAGAATATCATGTCTTTACATGTGAATGGGATTCAACAGGAATGCAATGGTATGTTGACGGCAACAAGTATCACACTGAAGTTCATGGTCAGCCGTTCGATAAAAGGTTTCACATACTGTTGAATGTAGCTGTCGGCGGTAACTGGCCCGGTAATCCGGCACCGAACACGCCATTCCCTCAGCGAATGACTGTTGATTATGTAAGAGTTTACACTAAAAATTAA
- a CDS encoding cellulase family glycosylhydrolase produces MEILKYYCVIFIFLFTSNIFSQNSFVTVDGKNFIDVEGKPILLKGINLGNWLVPEGYMFHFKSVNAPRMIYEFFNVLVGEDEANKFWNSFRENYITKEDIHYIKSLGFNSVRIPFNYRLFVTESPYYELKGVGYELLDKAIKWCREENLYVILDMHCAPGGQTGDNIDDSFGYPFLFESPESQQLTIDIWKKLASIYKDETIIIGYDFLNEPIAHYFDVDKLNPTFEPFFKKLSAEVRAIDPNHIFFIAGAQWNSNFKVFGPPFDDKLVYTFHKYWTEPTQDVVQDYIDYGNKYNVPIWMGESGENTNEWINEFRTMLEQNNIGWCFWPYKKMNSTRGIVSVNQPENFDLIIEFADKNDLSYSFIRDNRPDFEKVKTALKQYLENCKLKNCEVNNEYIKALGLK; encoded by the coding sequence ATGGAAATATTAAAATATTATTGTGTCATTTTTATTTTTCTTTTTACATCAAACATTTTTTCGCAAAACAGTTTTGTAACAGTAGATGGTAAAAATTTTATTGATGTTGAAGGAAAACCGATACTGTTAAAAGGCATTAATCTTGGCAACTGGCTTGTACCCGAAGGATATATGTTCCACTTCAAATCTGTAAACGCGCCGAGAATGATCTATGAATTTTTTAATGTCCTTGTCGGTGAAGATGAAGCGAATAAATTCTGGAATTCATTCAGAGAAAATTATATCACTAAAGAAGATATTCATTATATCAAGTCACTTGGATTCAATTCAGTGAGAATCCCATTCAACTACAGGCTGTTTGTAACTGAATCACCGTATTATGAATTGAAAGGTGTCGGTTACGAATTGCTGGACAAGGCAATCAAATGGTGTAGGGAAGAAAATCTTTATGTGATACTTGATATGCACTGCGCTCCGGGCGGGCAAACCGGCGATAACATTGATGATAGTTTTGGTTATCCATTTTTGTTTGAAAGCCCTGAAAGCCAGCAGTTGACAATAGACATCTGGAAAAAACTTGCCTCGATTTATAAAGATGAAACTATAATTATCGGTTATGATTTTTTGAATGAACCAATCGCACACTATTTTGATGTTGATAAACTTAATCCAACGTTTGAACCTTTCTTCAAAAAATTATCTGCCGAAGTAAGAGCGATTGACCCCAATCATATTTTCTTTATTGCCGGTGCTCAATGGAACAGCAACTTCAAAGTGTTTGGTCCTCCTTTCGATGATAAACTTGTTTACACATTTCATAAGTACTGGACTGAACCAACGCAGGATGTTGTACAGGATTATATCGACTATGGAAATAAATATAATGTACCTATATGGATGGGTGAATCCGGCGAAAACACAAATGAATGGATCAATGAATTCAGAACAATGCTTGAACAGAATAATATCGGATGGTGTTTCTGGCCTTACAAAAAAATGAACAGCACGCGCGGAATTGTTTCTGTCAATCAACCTGAAAATTTTGATCTGATAATTGAGTTTGCAGACAAGAATGATCTCTCATATTCTTTTATAAGAGATAATCGTCCTGATTTTGAAAAAGTAAAAACTGCACTGAAGCAGTATTTAGAAAATTGTAAACTGAAAAATTGTGAAGTGAATAACGAATATATAAAGGCACTTGGTTTGAAGTAG